TCGCTGGTTCCGGCAACGTGAGGTAGAAATTTGATCGGCCGACTGGAGAAAGCGCTGCTCGGCGTCGCCTGTGGAGCTCTGGCGGTCCGCGGAATCCTGTCCCTGGACGGGACGATGTGGCTCTGGGGGTTAAACGCGCAGCGCTTTCTTCCGGTCGCGCTCGGATGGGGCCTTTGGTCGGTCTGCGCAGTGTCGTGTGTGTCATCAGTGAGCATCTCGATAGCGAGAGGGCTGGAGCGGCTCGGCGCCTCACTTCAAACTCGCGCCTCTGCGCGGGTGGGGTTCGCGCTGCTTATTGGAACAATCGTATTCCTACTCGACGACAGAACATGGTTTGTCGGGGATTTCCTTATTCGGAGGATGGGCGGTTCGAATGCCTTCCGCGGCAGCTTCCTCCAATCTCTGCCCCTTGAAAGGTGGCTGATCGGCACGGGTCCGACACTTGTGGCCTCACTTCTACCTGCGCCGACCTACTACCGAGTTCTCAGTGCAATCGCGACTTTTGTTCTTGCGATGGCCGCAGTCCGGCTAGGCCGAGATGTGGCGATCTCGCCGATAGCGATCGCCGTGTCGGCCTCCACGGTCACCCTTGGAGGCTGGCTCGTCGTCGCCACCGGGCTCGCGAAGACAGCAGCCATTCTTTGCGCGCTGACGGCCGCGGTCGCCTCGTTCGTTTCACCGCGGCTGATGAACTGGAGTTCGATGGCGAAATGCGGGATTGCCGTGAGCCTCGCGATCTTCCTGCATCGAGGGGGCGTGCTCCTGCTCCCATGCTGGGCACTGGCGCTCGTTCACACTGTTCGGAACGAGAAGCCGACCCTCAGCACGCGCGGCGTGCGTCATCTCGCAAGTGCCCTGCTCCCCTTGATCGCGGGGCTAGTCTCGTTCAGCGAACTTTGGCGCATATTCACGAACTACGATCTGCCGCATCACCTTGGCGGGCAACCGACGCTAGGCCCCGGACAATGGTGGACTTTGAGCGCCTTGCCACTTCGGGTGCTCGACGTGATCAATCTTGCCCTCTTCTTGCTCCCCGCGCTGCCTGTCCTGGTGATCGCTGCTTCCTCGTTCAGGCCAGGAACGGCGGACTTCTCCCGCTGGCAGCGACTCAGCATGCTCGCTGTGCCCTGGATCGGCGCCGTGCTCTTGATCCGGCCCGGCCAAGGAGTCTTCCGCGACGTCGATGTGTTTGCTCCGGCCGGAATCGCAGTGGGCGCGCTCCTCGCTCTCGCGACCTCCAACGGCATCGCCGCGGCTTCGAAAGGCAGGCTCGCCGCGATCGTATCGACAAGTCTTCTCGTCGCGACCGTTCAGATACTGCTCGTAGAACACAGTTCCGCGGCTGGCCTCGATCGAGTCGCGGCATACGCCAGCGGGCCGCCGCAGCGCACGAATGCCGAGATCGGCATGACCTGGGACTTCCTCGCGCTACGTTCGTTCGCCGTGAGGGATTGGCCGCGAGCGGCGTCGGCTACGAACGCAGCTGTACGCTACGAGCCGAGTCCGCGAATCCTGATCATGCGCGGAATCGCGAACACCTACGTCGGCGAGTATCGAACAGCGCGCGACTCGTACTCCGAGGCGTTGCGCGTCGACAACCATCTTCCTGAAGCCTGGCTAGGACTTGCGGGCGCCGCGGCCTATCTTGAGGACAAAGCCCTCGAGGATTCCGCGCTCGCAAGCCTCATCCGGCTCGGGGCCTACGAACAGACGCGCCCCATCATTCAGAAGCTGCGAACCGAGTTTCCGGCCGTCTATCCGGCCTCAGCGTCCCCGATTCCCTGGTGAGCCCGGCTGGGCAAAGCGCGGGGACTCCACCCACATGGACTGGCCGCAACCGCGACTGCCGGCCTCTCTCAAGTCCGAATCAGGGTTGGGCATAGGTCTGCAACGGCCTCGAGCCGGTTCTCCGGAGAACCGCACACCCGGATCGCCTTGAACAGAAAGACGTTGCGCCGTCCGCTCACGGCGGCTATCGTCCTTTTCTCGGCAGGTCATGCATGGGCTCGGCGCGACATCCCGTGCCGGGTCCGAGGGGTAAGACCTTGCCCTGAGCCGCCACGCGCGGAGGCCGGATGAACTTGTCCGAAGTGCTCGAGCTGGGGACCAGACCGATTCGCGAGGACGCGCCGGCGGGCGAGTCCGCGCGCGATCGGCCCGAGTTCGAGCAACTTCAGCTCGAGATCCGCAAGCTCGAAGCCCCGGATCAACCCACGGTGGATTGGGAACGGGTGTCGCGAGCCGCGCACGCGATTCTGCAGACCCAATCCAAGGACCTCCTGGTCGCGGCCTATTTCTCGCTCGCGTTGTACGAGACCGATGGCTTCGCGGGACTCGCCGCCGGTCTCGGCGTGCTGCGCGATTTCGTCAACAACTACTGGGAGACGTGTTTTCCCGACATCAAGCGCCTGCGCGGCCGCCTGGCGGCGTTCGAGTGGCTGAACGAGCGGGGCGCGCGTGCTCTGGAGCGCGGCGGCAAGCCGCTGTCCGCCGAGGCGATCGCGCAGTGTGTCGAGCGCGTCGCCGAGCTCGAGGACAGGGCCGGTTCGCTGCTCGACGCGGCGCCGCCGCTCGGCGAGCTGCGCCGGGCGCTCGAGGAGGCCTCGAGCAACGTGCCGCAACCGGCCGCGACACAGCAGTCCTCGAGCGCGGGAGCCGCTGCTCCGGCCGCCGAAAGCTACGCGCCGCCCGCACCCTCCGGGCCGCCGCGCATCGAGGCCATCCACTCTCCCGAAGAGCTGGAACCGGCGCTCGAGGAGCTGGCGCGCCTCGGCGACCTGTGCGCGACCTGGATGCGCGCCAACGATCCCGCCGACCCGCTCGGCTATCGGCTGAGCCGGATGCTGTTCTGGCGCCAGCTGCGCCAGGCACCGCCCAGTGAAGAGGGGCGCACCGTGCTCCCGGACTTCGACACCTCGCTGCTCGAGCAACTCGAGCAGCTGATGGGCTCGGGAGAGCACGCGGCGGTGCTCGAGCAGACCGAGGCCGCCTACTTCAATGCGCCATTGTGGCTGGACCTCAGCCGTTACGCGGTGCTCGCGCTCGAGGGGCGCGGCGACGAGTTCAAGCCGGCCGCCGACGCGGTGGTGTTCGAACTGAGCTCGATGCTCAAGCGCGTGCCCGAGCTGGTGAAACTGCAGACCACGGGGGGCATTCCCTTCGCCGACGACGCCACGCGCAAGTGGATCGCGAAGCGCGTGATGGCGGGAGCGCCGATCGATTTCGGGCCTTCGGCCGAGGCCCCGGCCGGCGTGCGGCCGCGCGGCGGCGAGAATTTCGCGGCCGCCCAGAAGGAAGCGCGCAAGCTGGGCCGCGGGAGCAAGCTCGGCGCGGCACTCAAGCTGCTGAGCGAGGGCTCGCAGAAGGCCGAGCGGCTCGAGGATCGCGTGGTGTGGAAGCTCGAAGCGGCGCGGCTCTGCATGCAGGCCGGCCGGCACGAGATGGCGCTGGCGCAGCTCGAGGCGCTCGACGAGGAGCTGCGCGGCTCCACCATCGAAGATTGGGATCCCGCATTGTGCGCGGAAATCCTCAGGGACCTGCTGCGGTGCCGCCAGCAGGTCGCACAGTCGGCGGACTTCTCGGCCTCCGAGCTGGCGCGTTCGCGCGAGCTCATGGGCCGACTCTGCCGCCTCGACGTGGTTTCGGCACTGGAACTCAATGGCCGAGAGTGATCTCGCCTCGATTGGCACCCAACTGAAAGGAGAACATCATGGCAGGCAAAGAGGGCTCAGCCCCTCCGATGGAGCGGATCAACATCGTGTACCGATCGCTCCGCAACGGCGTCCAGGAAGAAATCGAGCTGCCGCTCAAGCTGATGGTGCTCGGCGACTTCACCCAGCGCGAGGACGACACTCCGCTCGAGGAGCGCAAGGCCATCCAGCTCGACAAGGACAACTTCAACGACGTGATGGCCCAGCAGAAGCTCAACGCCTCCTTCAACGTCTCCAACAAGCTGAGCGGCGCCGCGGGTGAGGAGATGCCGGTCGACATCAACATCGGCAACATGAAGGACTTTTCGCCCGCCGAGGTCGCCCGCCAGGTCCCCGAGCTGCGCAAGCTGCTGGAGCTGCGCGAGGCGCTGGTGGGGCTCAAGAGCCCGCTCGGAAACAGCGTGGCGTTTCGCAAGAAGCTCGACGAGCTGCTCAAGGATCCGGCGCAGCGCGAGAAGCTGCTCAAGGAGCTCGGCGCGGGCGAGTAGTTCGACCGGCGTATTCACGAAAGAACGATTCGTCATTCGGGAGGATGGACGATGGCTGAGCAGGAAAAGGAACATCAGTCGAGCGCCGGCGAGACCGTGGAGGCCGGAGGCTCGCTCCTCGAGGGAATCATCGAGGGCACCCAGTTGCAGCCGGACGCCGGCACGCGGAGCGCGCTGGCCAAGGTGGTCGAGGTCATCGTCGGACATCCGGGCACCCGGATTCACCAGTCGGTGGCCAACGACCTGATCGCCGATCTCGACAAGCGGATGAGCTCCCAGCTCGACGAGATCCTGCACCATCCGGATTTCCAGAGGCTGGAATCGGCATGGCGCGGGCTCAAGTTGCTGGTGGATCGCACCGACTTTCGCGAGAACATCCGCATGGAGCTGCTGAACGTCTCGAAGGCCGACCTGCTGAACGATTTCGAGGATGCGCCCGAGATCACCAAGTCCGGGCTCTACAAGCACGTCTACACCGCCGAGTACGGGCAGTTCGGCGGCCAGCCGGTGGCCGCGGTGGTGGCCAACTACGAGTTCGACGCCGGCCCGCAGGACATGAAGCTGCTGCAGTACTGCGCCAGCGTCTCAGCCATGGCGCACGCGCCGTTCATCGCCTCGGCATCGTCGAAGATGTTCGGCTGCAAGTCGTGGCAGGAGCTGCCCAATCTCAAGGACCTGAAGTCGGTGTTCGAGGGTCCGCAGTACGCCAAGTGGCGCTCGTTCCGCGAGTCGGAAGACGCGCGCTACGTCGGACTCACGGCGCCGCGCTTCCTGTTGCGCCTGCCCTACGGCGGCGAGACCGTGCCGGTGAAGGACTTCAACTACGAAGAGAAAGTCACCGACAGCCACGACAAGTACCTGTGGGGCAACACCGCCTTCACCTTCGCCTCGAAGCTGACCGACAGCTTCGCGAAGAATCGGTGGTGCACGAGCATCATCGGCCCGCAGAGCGGCGGCACGGTCGAGGACCTGCCGGTGCACGTGTTCAAGTCGATGGGCGCGACCGAACAGAAGATTCCGACCGAGATCCTGATCTCGGAGCGGCGCGAATTCGAGCTGGCCGAGGAAGGCTTCATCGCGCTGACGCAGCGGAAGGGCAGCGACAACGCCTGCTTCTTCTCGGCGAACTCGGTGCAGAAGTCCAAGACCTTCGGGCAGAGCAAGGAAGGCAAGGAGGCCGAGGCCAACTTCAAGCTCGGCACCCAGCTTCCCTACATGTTCATCGTCAACCGCCTGGCGCATTACCTCAAGGTGATCCAGCGCGAGAACATCGGCAGCTGGAAGGAAAAGGAAGACCTGAACCGCGAGCTCAACAACTGGATCAGCCAGTACGTGGCCGAGATGGACGTGGTGCAGGAGTCGGTGAAGCGCCGTCGCCCGCTGCGGCAGGCCGAAGTGCTGGTGTCCGACGTCGAAGGCAATCCCGGCTGGTACAAGGTAGATCTCCGGGTGCGCCCGCACTTCAAGTACATGGGAGCGTTCTTCTCGCTGTCGCTGGTCGGCAAGCTCGACAAGAAGTGAGAGAGCGGTACCGCGGCGGAACCGAGGTTCGCTCCGCCCGGCCTCGCTGTCTCCGGTCGTTGAACCCAACCTCACCCAGGAGGTCGTGACTCATGGCGCTGAATGCCTATCTGAAGCTGAAGGGGCAGAAGCAGGGGGATATCAAGGGCAGCGTCACCCAGAAGGGGCGCGAAGGGAAGATCATGGTGATCGCGGTTTCGCACGAGATCATCAGCCCTCGCGATCCGGCGTCCGGACTGCCGACCGGCAAGCGCATGCACAAGCCCTACGTGATCACCAAGGAGCTCGACAAGTCCACTCCGCTCCTCTACAACGCGCTGGTCAACAACGAGAATCTGCCCACGTGGGAGATCGAGTTCTGGACCCCGCAGCTCTCGGCTGCGACCGGTACCGGACAGGAGAAGCAGCACTACACGGTCGAGCTGACCAACGCGAACATCGCGTCGATCGCGTTCCGCATGCCCAACAACAAGCATCCCGATCTGGCGAAGTACGCCGAGTACGAGGAAGTCGCTTTCACCTATCAGAAGATCACTTGGACCTGGAAGGACGGCGGCATCACGGCCTCGGACGACTGGGAGGCTCCGGTCACCTGAGATCGGAGCGACGATGAGCGGACGGAGGGCGCCGCGACGCGGCGCCCTCCCGATTCCAACCTCTTGCGGGACCCGAAATGCCTCGTGAACGCAGCCTGCTGGAGCGCTTCCGCTCCCCCGAGATCGATTCCGAGCGCACGATTCACGTGGACACCAAGCGGCTCGCGGACTCGGTACTCGACAATTTGCGGCGGCTTCTCAATTCGCACCAGGGGAACGTGCCGATCCGCAGCGACTACGGAATCCCGCCGATCGTCGACGTGCTCCACAATTTCCCCGATGCGATTGGTGGCATGCGCAAGGCGATCAAGACCGCGATCGAAGTCTACGAGCCGCGCCTGCGGCGGGTCTCGGTTCGCCATGTCGAGAATCCCGACGACCCGCTGGCTCTGAATTTCGAGATCAGCGCCGAGCTGGTGACCGAGGAGGACAAGGCTTCGGTGCAGATCTCCACCCGGATCGACGGATCGGGCCACGTGCGAGTCAAGGGCTAGGCCGGGTCGCCGCGTGTTCAACAAGTACTACCAGGACGAGCTGCAATTCCTTCGCGAGCTGGGCGAGGAGTTCGCGCGCGCGCATCCGACCGCTGCCCACTACCTGTCGGGGCCCAGCCGCGATCCCGACGTCGAACGCATGCTCGAAGGCTTCGCGTTCCTGTCGGCGCAGATCCGCCAGAAGCTTGACGACGAATTCCCCGAGCTGGCGCACAGCCTGTTCCGGCTCATGTGGCCGCACTACCTGCGCCCGGTGCCGTCGATGGCGATCCTCGAGTTCCAGCCGGTCCTGCAGGCCCTGCGCCAGTCCCAGCCGATCGCGCGCGGCGTCGAGGTGCATTCGACGCCGGTCGAGGGAACGCCGTGCCGTTTCCGGACCGCGTACGACGTCATGCTCCATCCGTTGTCGCTCGAAGATGCGGGGCTCGAGCTGCGCAGCACCGGCCGCTCGCGGCTCAGGCTCTCGTTCAAGATCTGGAACCAGGCCAAGCCCGACGTCCTCAAGCTCGGGCGCCTGCGATTGTTCCTGCACGGCGATGCGGCCACGACCTATGCGCTTCACTATCATCTCTCGCGCCACGTCGCCGAAGTCCGCATGGTGGCGGGGCCGCAGCCTTCCGAAAGTGA
This genomic stretch from Candidatus Sulfotelmatobacter sp. harbors:
- the tssA gene encoding type VI secretion system protein TssA, which translates into the protein MNLSEVLELGTRPIREDAPAGESARDRPEFEQLQLEIRKLEAPDQPTVDWERVSRAAHAILQTQSKDLLVAAYFSLALYETDGFAGLAAGLGVLRDFVNNYWETCFPDIKRLRGRLAAFEWLNERGARALERGGKPLSAEAIAQCVERVAELEDRAGSLLDAAPPLGELRRALEEASSNVPQPAATQQSSSAGAAAPAAESYAPPAPSGPPRIEAIHSPEELEPALEELARLGDLCATWMRANDPADPLGYRLSRMLFWRQLRQAPPSEEGRTVLPDFDTSLLEQLEQLMGSGEHAAVLEQTEAAYFNAPLWLDLSRYAVLALEGRGDEFKPAADAVVFELSSMLKRVPELVKLQTTGGIPFADDATRKWIAKRVMAGAPIDFGPSAEAPAGVRPRGGENFAAAQKEARKLGRGSKLGAALKLLSEGSQKAERLEDRVVWKLEAARLCMQAGRHEMALAQLEALDEELRGSTIEDWDPALCAEILRDLLRCRQQVAQSADFSASELARSRELMGRLCRLDVVSALELNGRE
- the tssB gene encoding type VI secretion system contractile sheath small subunit, with product MAGKEGSAPPMERINIVYRSLRNGVQEEIELPLKLMVLGDFTQREDDTPLEERKAIQLDKDNFNDVMAQQKLNASFNVSNKLSGAAGEEMPVDINIGNMKDFSPAEVARQVPELRKLLELREALVGLKSPLGNSVAFRKKLDELLKDPAQREKLLKELGAGE
- the tssC gene encoding type VI secretion system contractile sheath large subunit, with the protein product MAEQEKEHQSSAGETVEAGGSLLEGIIEGTQLQPDAGTRSALAKVVEVIVGHPGTRIHQSVANDLIADLDKRMSSQLDEILHHPDFQRLESAWRGLKLLVDRTDFRENIRMELLNVSKADLLNDFEDAPEITKSGLYKHVYTAEYGQFGGQPVAAVVANYEFDAGPQDMKLLQYCASVSAMAHAPFIASASSKMFGCKSWQELPNLKDLKSVFEGPQYAKWRSFRESEDARYVGLTAPRFLLRLPYGGETVPVKDFNYEEKVTDSHDKYLWGNTAFTFASKLTDSFAKNRWCTSIIGPQSGGTVEDLPVHVFKSMGATEQKIPTEILISERREFELAEEGFIALTQRKGSDNACFFSANSVQKSKTFGQSKEGKEAEANFKLGTQLPYMFIVNRLAHYLKVIQRENIGSWKEKEDLNRELNNWISQYVAEMDVVQESVKRRRPLRQAEVLVSDVEGNPGWYKVDLRVRPHFKYMGAFFSLSLVGKLDKK
- a CDS encoding Hcp family type VI secretion system effector, translated to MALNAYLKLKGQKQGDIKGSVTQKGREGKIMVIAVSHEIISPRDPASGLPTGKRMHKPYVITKELDKSTPLLYNALVNNENLPTWEIEFWTPQLSAATGTGQEKQHYTVELTNANIASIAFRMPNNKHPDLAKYAEYEEVAFTYQKITWTWKDGGITASDDWEAPVT
- the tssE gene encoding type VI secretion system baseplate subunit TssE, with amino-acid sequence MPRERSLLERFRSPEIDSERTIHVDTKRLADSVLDNLRRLLNSHQGNVPIRSDYGIPPIVDVLHNFPDAIGGMRKAIKTAIEVYEPRLRRVSVRHVENPDDPLALNFEISAELVTEEDKASVQISTRIDGSGHVRVKG